The Symphalangus syndactylus isolate Jambi chromosome 3, NHGRI_mSymSyn1-v2.1_pri, whole genome shotgun sequence genome has a segment encoding these proteins:
- the CDK20 gene encoding cyclin-dependent kinase 20 isoform X4, which produces MDQYCILGRIGEGVHGIVFKAKHVKVVQLKAVFPHSAGFVLAFEFMLSDLAEVMRHAQRPLAQAQVKSYLQMLLKGVAFCHAHNIVHRDLKPANLLISASGQLKIADFGLARVFSPDGSRLYTHQVATRWYRAPELLYGARQYDQGVDLWAVGCIMGELLNGSPLFPGENDIEQLCYVHRILGTPNPQVWPELTELPDYNKISFKEQAPVPLEEVLPDASPQALDLLGQFLLYPPRQRIAASKALLHQYFFTAPLPAHPSELPIPQRLGGPAPKAHPGPPHIHDFHVDRPLEESLLNPELIRPFIPEG; this is translated from the exons GTGGTGCAGCTGAAGGCTGTGTTCCCACACAGTGCAGGCTTTGTGCTGGCCTTTGAGTTCATGCTGTCGGATCTGGCCGAGGTGATGCGCCATGCCCAGAGGCCACTAGCCCAGGCACAGGTCAAGAGCTACCTGCAGATGCTGCTCAAGGGCGTTGCCTTCTGCCATGCCCACAACATTGTACATCGG GACCTGAAACCTGCCAACCTGCTCATCAGCGCCTCAGGCCAGCTCAAGATAGCGGACTTTGGCCTGGCTCGAGTCTTTTCCCCAGACGGCAGCCGCCTCTACACACACCAGGTGGCCACCAG GTGGTACCGAGCCCCCGAGCTCCTGTATGGTGCCCGCCAGTATGACCAGGGCGTCGATCTGTG GGCCGTGGGCTGCATCATGGGGGAGCTGTTGAATGGGTCCCCCCTTTTCCCGGGCGAGAATGACATTGAACAGCTTTGCTACGTGCATCGCATCTTGGGCACCCCAAATCCTCAAGTCTGGCCG GAGCTCACTGAGCTGCCAGACTACAACAAGATCTCCTTTAAGGAGCAGGCGCCCGTGCCCCTGGAGGAGGTGCTGCCTGACGCCTCTCCCCAggcattggatctgctgggtcaatTCCTCCTCTACCCTCCTCGCCAGCGCATCGCAGCTTCCAAG GCCCTCCTCCATCAGTACTTCTTCACAGCTCCCCTGCCTGCCCATCCATCTGAGCTGCCGATTCCTCAGCGTCTAGGGGGACCTGCTCCCAAGGCCCATCCAGGGCCCCCCCACATCCATGACTTCCATGTGGACCGGCCTCTTGAGGAGTCGCTGTTGAACCCAGAGCTGATTCGGCCCTTCATCCCAGAGGGGTGA